The following coding sequences are from one Megamonas funiformis window:
- a CDS encoding NAD(P)H-dependent oxidoreductase subunit E: protein MIEDSTKFELTDELKEKIDNILQAHDYDYTQIVGILVEVQEQIPQHYIPKIVAYYIVEKLPNVKLSVIYDCITFYDTLSDKPRGRYPIEVCDSIACKVNNNEFLIDTLRRLLNIDFDTVTYDGKFTLEKVSCFGACDVAPAVKINGTVYGHLDSEEKIRDLLQKFI from the coding sequence ATGATTGAGGATAGCACAAAATTTGAGCTAACAGATGAACTCAAAGAAAAAATTGATAATATCTTACAAGCTCACGATTATGATTACACTCAAATTGTTGGTATTCTAGTAGAAGTTCAAGAACAAATTCCCCAACATTATATTCCTAAAATTGTAGCTTACTATATTGTAGAAAAACTTCCTAACGTAAAACTTTCTGTCATTTATGACTGTATAACTTTCTACGATACTTTATCTGATAAACCTCGTGGACGTTACCCAATTGAAGTATGCGATAGCATCGCTTGTAAAGTAAATAATAATGAATTCTTAATTGATACATTGCGTCGTCTTTTAAATATTGATTTTGATACTGTAACTTATGATGGTAAATTCACTTTAGAAAAAGTATCTTGCTTTGGTGCTTGTGATGTTGCTCCAGCAGTAAAAATAAACGGCACAGTATATGGTCATTTAGACAGCGAAGAAAAAATTAGAGATTTATTACAAAAATTCATCTAA
- the speD gene encoding adenosylmethionine decarboxylase: protein MKILARQLTVDMYDCKNKDLSNYEDLRESLDMAMNMAGYTPIEVRAQLWNEEQAIVFILLQEGHAVVRTYPKLKYVASDVFICQEDGKPEKAIKALKKLMKPEKIRMTYLKRGDFGTVKDVKPRIKIRIAPLRPLRSIKNKGAKVIKTVARRIKL, encoded by the coding sequence GTGAAGATTTTAGCTAGACAATTAACTGTAGATATGTACGATTGTAAAAATAAAGATTTAAGTAATTATGAAGATTTGCGTGAGTCCTTGGACATGGCGATGAATATGGCTGGATATACACCGATAGAAGTTCGTGCTCAACTATGGAATGAAGAACAAGCTATTGTATTTATTTTACTTCAAGAAGGTCATGCAGTAGTGCGTACGTATCCAAAATTAAAATATGTTGCTAGCGATGTATTTATTTGCCAAGAAGATGGTAAACCTGAAAAAGCAATTAAGGCTTTGAAAAAATTAATGAAGCCAGAAAAAATAAGAATGACTTATTTAAAACGTGGCGATTTTGGTACGGTCAAAGATGTTAAACCACGTATAAAAATTCGTATTGCACCACTTAGACCACTTCGCAGTATAAAAAATAAAGGTGCTAAAGTTATTAAAACTGTAGCACGCAGAATAAAATTATAA
- the hydE gene encoding [FeFe] hydrogenase H-cluster radical SAM maturase HydE, protein METKLNSLNIIDDLVINPQFNKSKIKKLLDELSQEAYAGPLSKYLFAAARFVREKSYGHNVFLRGLIEFTNYCKNDCYYCGIRCSNHKATRYRLSLEEILLSCEIGYKNNLRTFVLQGGEDMYFSDDKMIQIIKEIKNKYPECAITLSIGEKTRASYQKYFDAGADRYLLRHETANISHYQKLHPAKMDLNNRLNCLKNLKDIGYQVGAGMMIGSPYQTLADLLTDLEFLSDFQPHMIGTGPFIPHEQTPFKDKTAGSVDLTLVILAIIRLLLPKVLLPATTALATLAPNGTIKGLEAGANVIMPNISPLNIRSLYTLYNNKKITGGESLEGIIKLTNALQEHGYHVTSSRGDSLMS, encoded by the coding sequence ATGGAAACTAAATTAAATTCATTAAACATTATTGATGATTTAGTCATCAATCCCCAATTTAATAAATCAAAAATAAAAAAACTTCTTGATGAATTATCTCAAGAAGCCTATGCAGGGCCGCTTAGCAAATATCTATTTGCAGCGGCTCGCTTTGTTCGTGAAAAATCATACGGACATAATGTCTTTTTGCGCGGTCTTATTGAATTTACCAATTACTGCAAAAATGATTGCTATTATTGCGGTATTCGCTGTTCTAATCATAAAGCTACTCGCTATCGCCTATCTTTAGAAGAAATATTATTATCTTGTGAAATAGGCTATAAAAATAATCTTCGCACCTTTGTCTTACAAGGAGGCGAAGATATGTATTTTTCTGATGATAAAATGATACAAATAATTAAAGAAATAAAAAATAAATATCCCGAATGTGCTATCACTTTATCCATCGGTGAAAAGACAAGAGCAAGCTATCAAAAATATTTTGACGCTGGAGCAGATAGATATTTGCTTCGTCATGAAACAGCTAATATTTCACATTATCAAAAACTTCACCCAGCAAAAATGGATTTAAATAATCGCTTAAACTGCCTAAAAAATTTAAAAGATATTGGCTATCAAGTGGGAGCTGGTATGATGATTGGCTCGCCATATCAAACTTTAGCTGATTTATTGACTGACTTAGAATTTTTAAGTGATTTTCAACCTCATATGATAGGCACTGGCCCTTTTATTCCGCATGAACAAACACCGTTTAAAGATAAAACGGCAGGTAGCGTTGATTTGACTTTAGTCATCTTGGCTATAATTCGTTTATTACTGCCTAAAGTTTTATTGCCAGCAACAACTGCACTTGCCACATTAGCTCCGAATGGAACTATAAAAGGTCTTGAAGCTGGCGCTAATGTCATCATGCCTAATATCTCACCTTTAAATATTCGTTCACTTTATACTTTATATAATAATAAAAAAATAACAGGTGGCGAATCTTTAGAAGGTATCATAAAATTAACAAATGCCTTGCAAGAACATGGCTATCATGTAACCTCTAGTAGAGGAGATAGCTTAATGTCTTAA
- a CDS encoding NADH-dependent [FeFe] hydrogenase, group A6, with amino-acid sequence MEELINLKINNMPISVKKGTKILQAAQMLHIDIPHLCYHPDQRIKARCRICSVEVVGQRRLLAACSTECWEGMEVFTDTKVVRDTQRGILQLIMADHEENCLTCPRNGNCVLQQLCSRFNVLRPNIPHVGQHIEKRGANPSLVHDPEKCVKCGRCIRACKEIQGIEVLGFAGRSTNIHVTTPFDAEFDNTKCVLCGQCSLACPVGALVEKDDTDRVLDAIFDPNKTVIVQTAPSVRIALGDEFGMPKGSIVTKKMVTALRMIGFDKVFDTNYGADLTITEEANELIERIKSGKKMPMATSCCPGWVNYMEKHYPDLLDHLSTTKSPMQIFSAITKTHYAKQENLDPKNIFTVAIMPCIAKKYEITRPEMAHDGRPDTDAVLTTRELIKLIKYIGIDFENLPESEFDNPMGTATGAAAIFGATGGVMEAALRTTYEWLTGEEMKNVEYTPVRGFDGIKEAQINIGDKTINIAVAHTLNNAKILMDKLRAGECKYDFIEVMACPGGCLGGGGQPIGTTMEVNKKRMESIYQIDKNTKYRKSHENPYLKQLYKDFLEKPGSEIAHKLLHTHYQARKKQFDFEK; translated from the coding sequence ATGGAAGAGTTAATTAATCTTAAAATAAATAATATGCCTATAAGTGTAAAAAAAGGCACTAAAATTTTACAAGCAGCTCAAATGCTTCATATAGATATTCCCCATTTATGTTATCATCCTGATCAACGCATCAAAGCACGTTGCCGTATCTGCTCTGTAGAAGTTGTCGGTCAACGCCGTTTACTTGCAGCTTGCTCTACTGAATGTTGGGAAGGTATGGAAGTATTCACTGATACAAAAGTTGTACGCGATACTCAACGTGGTATTTTGCAATTAATCATGGCTGACCATGAAGAAAATTGCTTGACTTGTCCTCGTAATGGCAACTGTGTGCTTCAACAACTCTGTAGCCGTTTCAATGTACTTCGTCCAAACATTCCTCATGTTGGTCAACATATCGAAAAACGTGGTGCTAATCCAAGCTTAGTACATGACCCTGAAAAATGCGTTAAATGCGGTCGTTGTATCCGTGCTTGTAAAGAAATTCAAGGTATTGAAGTTTTAGGTTTTGCTGGACGCAGTACAAATATTCATGTAACAACTCCATTTGATGCTGAATTTGATAATACAAAATGTGTGCTTTGCGGACAATGTAGTCTTGCTTGCCCTGTAGGTGCATTAGTAGAAAAAGATGATACTGACCGTGTTCTTGATGCCATCTTCGACCCTAATAAAACTGTTATCGTTCAAACAGCTCCAAGTGTGCGTATAGCTTTAGGCGATGAATTCGGTATGCCAAAAGGCTCTATCGTAACTAAAAAAATGGTTACTGCACTTCGCATGATTGGCTTTGATAAAGTATTTGATACAAACTACGGTGCTGACCTCACTATCACTGAAGAAGCTAATGAATTAATCGAACGCATAAAATCTGGCAAAAAAATGCCAATGGCTACTTCTTGCTGTCCTGGTTGGGTAAATTATATGGAAAAACATTATCCTGACCTTTTAGACCATTTATCTACTACAAAATCTCCTATGCAGATTTTCTCCGCTATCACTAAAACACATTATGCAAAACAAGAAAATCTCGACCCTAAAAATATTTTCACTGTAGCAATCATGCCATGTATCGCTAAAAAATATGAAATCACTCGTCCTGAAATGGCTCATGATGGTCGTCCTGATACTGACGCAGTATTGACAACTCGTGAATTAATCAAACTCATTAAATATATCGGTATTGATTTTGAAAATCTTCCTGAAAGTGAATTTGATAATCCTATGGGTACTGCTACAGGTGCTGCTGCTATCTTTGGTGCTACTGGTGGCGTTATGGAAGCTGCACTTCGTACTACTTACGAATGGCTCACAGGAGAAGAAATGAAAAATGTTGAATACACTCCTGTTCGCGGTTTTGATGGTATCAAAGAAGCTCAAATCAATATTGGCGATAAAACTATCAACATCGCTGTAGCTCATACTTTAAATAATGCTAAAATCCTCATGGATAAATTGCGTGCTGGCGAATGTAAATATGATTTCATTGAAGTAATGGCTTGCCCAGGTGGTTGCTTAGGTGGCGGTGGTCAACCAATAGGCACTACTATGGAAGTAAATAAAAAACGTATGGAATCCATCTATCAAATAGATAAAAATACTAAATATCGTAAATCTCATGAAAATCCATATTTAAAACAACTCTATAAAGATTTTCTTGAAAAACCAGGTAGTGAAATTGCTCATAAATTATTGCATACTCATTACCAAGCACGTAAAAAACAATTTGATTTTGAAAAATAA
- the hydG gene encoding [FeFe] hydrogenase H-cluster radical SAM maturase HydG: MYNPKSSKAEEFINHEEILSTLAYADEHKHDKALITEILAKAKLEKGLSHREASVLLACDIPELNKEIFALAKKIKDDFYGDRIVLFAPLYLSNYCVNGCVYCPYHAKNKHIARKKLTQEDIKREVIALQDMGHKRLALETGEDPVNNPIEYVLESIKTIYSIKHKNGAIRRVNVNIAATTVENYRKLKEAGIGTYILFQETYHKESYEQLHPTGPKHNYAYHTEAMDRAMEGGIDDVGCGVLFGLEKYRYEFAGLLMHAEHLEARFGVGPHTISVPRIRRADDIDPSTFNNGIDDDTFAKIVACIRIAVPYTGMIVSTRESQACREKVLQLGISQISGGSRTSVGGYAEKEAPEENSSQFDVSDNRSLDEVVNWLMKLGFVPSFCTACYREGRTGDRFMSLCKSGQISNCCLPNALMTLKEYLCDYASDDTKQVGYKLIHEQLAQIKSDKVRDIVTKQLHLIAEGQRDFRF, from the coding sequence TTGTACAATCCAAAATCCTCTAAAGCAGAAGAATTTATCAATCATGAAGAAATTTTATCTACTCTTGCTTATGCTGATGAACATAAACATGATAAAGCTTTAATCACTGAAATTTTAGCTAAAGCAAAACTTGAAAAAGGTCTTTCTCACCGTGAAGCTTCTGTGCTTTTAGCTTGTGATATTCCTGAACTCAATAAAGAAATTTTCGCTCTAGCAAAAAAAATTAAAGATGATTTTTATGGCGATAGAATTGTTCTATTCGCGCCACTTTATCTTTCTAATTACTGTGTTAATGGATGTGTATATTGCCCTTATCATGCTAAAAATAAACATATTGCTAGAAAAAAATTAACTCAAGAAGATATCAAACGCGAAGTTATCGCCCTTCAAGATATGGGACACAAACGCCTTGCTTTAGAAACAGGCGAAGACCCAGTAAATAATCCTATCGAATATGTACTTGAAAGCATCAAAACTATTTATAGCATAAAACATAAAAATGGTGCTATTCGCCGTGTCAATGTCAATATTGCTGCTACAACTGTTGAAAATTATCGCAAATTAAAAGAAGCAGGTATCGGCACTTATATTTTATTCCAAGAAACTTACCATAAAGAAAGCTATGAACAACTTCACCCAACAGGGCCAAAGCATAATTATGCTTATCATACAGAAGCTATGGATAGAGCTATGGAAGGTGGCATTGATGATGTTGGCTGTGGCGTATTATTTGGCTTAGAAAAATATCGCTATGAATTTGCAGGTCTACTCATGCACGCAGAACATCTCGAAGCACGCTTTGGCGTAGGTCCTCATACTATCAGCGTTCCTCGTATCCGTCGTGCTGATGATATCGATCCATCTACTTTTAATAATGGTATTGATGATGATACTTTTGCCAAAATCGTAGCTTGTATCCGCATTGCTGTTCCTTATACTGGCATGATTGTTTCCACTCGTGAAAGCCAAGCTTGTCGTGAAAAAGTATTGCAACTTGGTATCTCTCAAATCAGTGGTGGCTCTCGCACTAGCGTTGGTGGCTATGCCGAAAAAGAAGCTCCCGAAGAAAATTCCAGCCAATTTGATGTAAGCGATAATCGCTCCTTAGATGAAGTCGTAAATTGGCTTATGAAATTAGGTTTTGTACCTAGCTTCTGTACAGCTTGCTATCGCGAAGGTAGAACAGGAGATAGATTTATGAGCTTATGCAAAAGTGGTCAAATCTCCAATTGCTGTTTACCTAACGCTTTAATGACACTTAAAGAATATCTTTGCGATTATGCTAGTGATGATACAAAACAAGTAGGCTATAAATTAATTCATGAACAATTAGCGCAAATTAAAAGCGATAAAGTTCGCGATATCGTAACTAAACAACTTCATTTAATCGCTGAAGGTCAACGTGATTTCAGATTTTAA
- a CDS encoding LysE family translocator, translating to MELTTLLYFLIASVLLTLAPGPDIMYLLAKSLADGTKAGISLALGLTTGLIFHTTLVIIGVAAIIQQSPLAFATLKYIGAAYLLYLAWGAFHAQGNLKLNAVNNSTSFFKLYRRGLIMNVLNPKVLLFFLAFLPQFVNLNSDSVSLQIAFLGFIFGLQTLIIFSLVAICAGKVRDYILNVKNFNKIMGYIQGIVLLFISLALIIS from the coding sequence ATGGAATTAACTACTCTTTTATATTTTTTGATAGCTTCTGTGCTACTGACTTTAGCACCTGGCCCAGATATCATGTATTTACTTGCTAAAAGTCTAGCTGATGGCACTAAAGCTGGTATTAGCTTAGCCCTAGGCTTAACGACTGGTCTTATCTTTCATACAACACTTGTAATCATTGGTGTTGCTGCTATCATTCAACAATCACCACTTGCCTTTGCCACCTTAAAATATATTGGTGCTGCTTATTTATTATATCTTGCTTGGGGAGCATTCCATGCTCAAGGCAATTTAAAATTAAATGCTGTAAATAATAGTACTTCCTTTTTTAAATTATATCGTCGTGGGCTCATCATGAATGTTTTAAATCCTAAAGTATTATTATTTTTCTTAGCCTTCTTACCTCAATTTGTCAATTTAAATTCTGATAGTGTCAGCCTTCAAATTGCATTTTTAGGATTTATCTTTGGCTTACAAACACTTATAATATTTTCCCTAGTCGCTATCTGTGCTGGCAAAGTCCGTGACTATATTTTAAACGTAAAAAACTTCAACAAAATAATGGGCTATATTCAAGGTATTGTTTTACTCTTTATCAGCTTAGCCCTAATCATAAGTTAA
- a CDS encoding complex I 51 kDa subunit family protein, which translates to MSSVKYITENFGKYDVFSIESYMNIGGFSALKKAITMDKEDIASLLTEAKIKGRGGAAYPMGRKWSQARAVERPHHCVICNADEGETCTFKDRELIKNDPFNLIEAIIIAGWAVNAEDGYIYMRSEYSRFRPRLLNAIKQAEENGFLGENILGTGWNYKIHLYSGAGAYVCGEGTALIRSMEGKAGRPRMKPPFMKQSGLFARPTCMNNVESLSIVPHLLRDSAKTYMKYGVGESLGTKLVSVGGNVKKPGVYEIPFGTTIREIIYDLAGGIQGDRKIRLIQFGGASGKIADDSILDVPYTYEDFKEHDLVIGSGSILVIDERTSVIDFLRYTQDFFLHESCGQCTPCREGNRHIKMFLDKIKAQTHTQEDLETMQTFAKVMPMSSLCGLGETAQNALKSAMKIFPDTFKIKN; encoded by the coding sequence ATGAGTAGTGTAAAATACATAACTGAAAATTTTGGTAAATATGATGTATTTTCCATTGAATCATATATGAATATCGGTGGTTTTTCTGCTTTGAAAAAAGCAATTACTATGGATAAAGAAGATATTGCTAGTTTATTAACTGAAGCAAAAATCAAAGGTCGCGGTGGTGCAGCATATCCTATGGGACGTAAATGGTCTCAAGCTCGTGCTGTAGAACGTCCTCATCATTGTGTAATTTGTAACGCTGATGAAGGGGAAACTTGTACTTTTAAAGATCGTGAATTAATAAAAAATGACCCTTTCAATCTAATTGAAGCCATCATCATTGCTGGTTGGGCAGTAAATGCTGAAGATGGTTATATTTATATGCGTTCAGAATATAGCAGATTCCGCCCTCGCCTTTTAAATGCTATCAAACAAGCTGAAGAAAATGGTTTTTTAGGTGAAAATATTTTAGGCACTGGTTGGAATTACAAAATTCATCTCTATTCTGGTGCTGGCGCATACGTTTGTGGTGAAGGTACTGCTCTTATCCGCTCTATGGAAGGTAAAGCTGGTCGCCCTCGCATGAAACCACCATTTATGAAACAAAGTGGTTTATTCGCTCGCCCTACTTGCATGAATAACGTAGAAAGCTTATCTATCGTACCTCATTTACTTCGTGATAGTGCTAAAACTTACATGAAATACGGTGTAGGTGAATCCTTAGGTACAAAACTTGTAAGCGTTGGCGGTAACGTAAAAAAACCTGGTGTATATGAAATTCCATTCGGTACTACAATCCGTGAAATCATCTACGATTTAGCTGGTGGTATTCAAGGTGATCGCAAAATTCGCCTCATTCAATTCGGTGGTGCTTCTGGAAAAATAGCTGATGATAGTATTTTAGATGTTCCTTATACTTATGAAGATTTCAAAGAACATGATTTAGTCATCGGCTCTGGTTCTATTCTTGTAATCGATGAACGTACTTCTGTAATAGATTTCTTACGTTATACTCAAGATTTCTTTTTACATGAAAGTTGTGGTCAATGCACTCCATGTCGAGAAGGTAACCGCCATATCAAAATGTTCTTAGATAAAATCAAAGCTCAAACTCATACACAAGAAGACTTAGAAACTATGCAAACTTTTGCCAAAGTTATGCCTATGTCTTCACTTTGTGGTTTAGGAGAAACAGCTCAAAACGCTTTAAAATCCGCTATGAAAATTTTCCCTGATACGTTTAAAATAAAAAACTAG
- a CDS encoding GNAT family N-acetyltransferase produces MNITYSQEKNFDAKTLLDFFTVSGNPDAKYEETLVEAINNAGTVVSAWDKDTNELAALITVVDDGKMTAYIRYLVVAPNYRGKGINDELIAQVKAKYENYPYLFAFAPDDFHASFFSKLGFNVLDGAKVLAR; encoded by the coding sequence ATGAATATCACTTACTCTCAAGAAAAAAATTTTGATGCAAAAACTCTTTTAGATTTCTTCACAGTATCTGGTAATCCTGATGCTAAATACGAAGAAACATTAGTTGAAGCTATCAACAATGCAGGCACTGTAGTTTCTGCATGGGATAAAGATACAAATGAACTTGCTGCACTTATCACTGTAGTTGATGATGGCAAAATGACAGCTTATATTCGCTATCTTGTTGTTGCACCAAACTATCGTGGTAAAGGCATCAATGATGAATTAATTGCTCAAGTAAAAGCTAAATACGAAAATTATCCTTATCTTTTTGCTTTTGCTCCAGATGATTTCCATGCTTCCTTCTTCTCCAAATTAGGATTTAATGTATTAGATGGTGCTAAAGTATTAGCTCGTTAA
- the hydF gene encoding [FeFe] hydrogenase H-cluster maturation GTPase HydF — MDLNQTPFANRTHIAFFGIRNAGKSSIMNALTNQNIAVVSPIKGTTTDPVHKAMELLPLGPVNIIDTAGLDDIGELGKLRIEKTKQILNKTDIAILVIDATLDFTDFDRDILKLITDKNIPYIVAYNKVDLVPDFKPKNENIKQYVYISAKEKTGIEELKSKLVQVAKTKQEKFILKDIVNPKDTVILVIPIDKAAPKGRLILPQQQVIRELLDIGATAIMTQDDNLENTLANLKTKPKLIITDSQVFGKVNKIVPQDIELTSFSILFSRYKGDLKRQVNAVKVLDTIKDDDKILIAEGCTHHRQCDDIGTVKLPNWIKNYTKANPEFIFTSGTEFPDDLSKYKLIIHCGGCMLNQAEMQSRLKKAHEQNIPMSNYGTTIAYIHGILNRTLHVFSDF, encoded by the coding sequence ATGGATTTAAATCAAACTCCATTTGCCAATCGCACCCATATCGCTTTTTTTGGTATTCGTAATGCTGGTAAATCTAGCATTATGAATGCCTTAACTAATCAAAATATCGCTGTAGTTTCTCCAATCAAAGGAACGACAACAGACCCAGTGCATAAAGCCATGGAACTTTTACCACTTGGTCCTGTAAATATCATTGATACAGCTGGTCTTGACGATATTGGCGAACTTGGCAAATTGCGTATAGAAAAAACTAAACAAATTTTAAATAAAACTGATATCGCTATTTTAGTCATTGACGCTACTTTAGATTTTACCGATTTTGACCGAGATATTTTAAAATTAATCACTGATAAAAACATTCCCTATATCGTAGCTTATAATAAAGTCGATTTAGTGCCTGATTTCAAACCTAAAAATGAAAATATTAAACAATATGTATATATCAGTGCCAAAGAAAAAACAGGTATTGAAGAATTAAAATCTAAACTTGTACAAGTAGCCAAAACTAAACAAGAAAAATTTATCTTAAAAGATATCGTAAATCCCAAAGATACTGTAATTTTGGTAATTCCTATTGATAAAGCAGCTCCTAAAGGGCGACTTATTTTACCTCAACAACAAGTAATTCGCGAATTGCTCGATATTGGTGCTACTGCCATCATGACTCAAGATGATAATTTAGAAAATACTTTAGCCAATCTAAAAACTAAACCAAAACTCATCATCACGGACAGCCAAGTTTTTGGCAAAGTAAATAAAATCGTTCCTCAAGATATAGAATTAACTTCTTTTTCAATTCTCTTTTCCCGCTATAAAGGAGATTTAAAGCGACAAGTAAATGCTGTTAAAGTCTTAGATACTATCAAAGATGATGATAAAATTTTAATTGCTGAAGGCTGTACACATCACCGCCAATGTGATGATATCGGCACTGTGAAATTACCTAATTGGATAAAAAATTATACTAAAGCCAACCCAGAATTTATTTTTACCTCTGGCACAGAATTTCCTGATGATTTATCTAAATATAAATTAATCATTCACTGCGGTGGCTGTATGCTCAATCAAGCGGAAATGCAATCAAGATTAAAAAAAGCTCATGAGCAAAATATACCCATGAGCAATTACGGTACTACTATTGCCTATATTCACGGCATTTTAAATAGAACCTTACATGTATTTTCTGATTTTTAA